The following coding sequences lie in one Rhinolophus ferrumequinum isolate MPI-CBG mRhiFer1 chromosome 14, mRhiFer1_v1.p, whole genome shotgun sequence genomic window:
- the PUF60 gene encoding poly(U)-binding-splicing factor PUF60 isoform X1: MATATIALVNGQQGGGSEPAAAAAAAVVAAGDKWKPPQGTDSIKMENGQSTAAKLGLPPLTPEQQEALQKAKKYAMEQSIKSVLVKQTIAHQQQQLTNLQMAAVTMGFGDPLSPLQSMAAQRQRALAIMCRVYVGSIYYELGEDTIRQAFAPFGPIKSIDMSWDSVTMKHKGFAFVEYEVPEAAQLALEQMNSVMLGGRNIKVGRPSNIGQAQPIIDQLAEEARAFNRIYVASVHQDLSDDDIKSVFEAFGKIKSCTLARDPTTGKHKGYGFIEYEKAQSSQDAVSSMNLFDLGGQYLRVGKAVTPPMPLLTPATPGGLPPAAAVAAAAATAKITAQEAVAGAAVLGTLATPGLVSPALTLAQPLGALPQAVMAAQAPGVITGVTPARPPIPVTIPSVGVVNPILASPPTLGLLEPKKEKEEEELFPESERPEMLSEQEHMSISGSSARHMVMQKLLRKQESTVMVLRNMVDPKDIDDDLEGEVTEECGKFGAVNRVIIYQEKQGEEEDAEIIVKIFVEFSMASETHKAIQALNGRWFAGRKVVAEVYDQERFDNSDLSA; encoded by the exons ATGGCGACGGCGACCATAGCTCTC GTCAATGGCCAGCAAGGAGGGGGGTCCgagccggcggcggcggcggcggcggcagtggTGGCAGCGGGAGACAAGTGGAAACCACCACAG GGCACAGACTCCATCAAGATGGAGAACGGGCAGAGCACAGCCGCGAAGCTGGGGCTGCCTCCCCTGACGCCTGAGCAGCAGGAGGCCCTCCAGAAG GCCAAGAAGTACGCCATGGAGCAGAGCATCAAGAGCGTGCTGGTGAAGCAGACCATCgcccaccagcagcagcagctcaccAACCTGCAG ATGGCAGCAGTGACAATGGGCTTTGGAGATCCTCTCTCACCTTTGCAATCG atggcagctcagcggcagcggGCACTGGCCATCATGTGCCGAGTCTACGTGGGCTCCATCTACTACGAGCTGGGCGAGGACACCATTCGCCAGGCCTTTGCTCCCTTCGGGCCCATCAAGAGTATTGACATGTCCTGGGACTCTGTCACCATGAAGCACAAG GGCTTTGCCTTTGTGGAGTACGAGGTCCCGGAAGCAGCGCAGCTGGCCTTGGAGCAGATGAACTCGGTGATGCTGGGGGGCAGGAACATCAAG GTGGGCAGGCCCAGCAACATAGGGCAGGCCCAGCCCATCATCGACCAGCTGGCTGAGGAGGCACGAGCCTTCAACCGCATCTACGTGGCTTCCGTGCACCAGGATCTCTCTGACGACGACATCAAGAGTGTGTTTGAGGCCTTCGGCAAGATCAAGTCTTGCACCCTGGCCCGGGACCCCACGACTGGCAAGCACAAGGGCTACGGCTTCATTG AATATGAGAAGGCCCAGTCGTCTCAGGATGCCGTGTCTTCCATGAACCTCTTTGACCTGGGTGGCCAGTATTTGCGGGTGGGCAAGGCTGTCACACCCCCCATGCCCCTGCTTACACCTGCCACACCTGGAGGCCTCCCACCAGCTGCTGCTGTGGCCGCAGCTGCAGCCACAGCCAAGATTACAGCTCAG GAAGCAGTGGCCGGAGCAGCGGTGCTGGGTACCCTTGCCACACCTGGACTGGTGTCCCCTGCACTGACTCTGGCCCAGCCCCTGGGAGCTTTGCCCCAGGCTGTCATGGCTGCCCAGGCCCCTGGAGTCATCACAG GTGTGACCCCAGCCCGGCCTCCCATTCCGGTCACCATCCCCTCTGTGGGAGTGGTGAACCCCATTCTGGCCAGCCCACCGACGCTGGGTCTCCTGGAGcccaaaaaggagaaagaggaggaggagctaTTTCCTGAGTCAGAGCGGCCGGAGATGCTGAGTGAGCAGGAGCACATGAGTATCTCGGGCAGCAGTGCCCGCCACATGGTGATGCAGAAGCTGCTGCGCAAGCAGGAG TCCACAGTGATGGTTCTGCGCAACATGGTGGACCCCAAGGACATCGACGACGACCTGGAGGGGGAGGTGACCGAGGAGTGTGGCAAGTTTGGTGCTGTCAACCGTGTCATCATCTACCAGGAGAAGCAGGGCGAGGAGGAGGACGCGGAGATCATCGTCAAGATTTTTGTGGAGTTTTCGATGGCCTCCGAGACTCACAAGGCCATCCAGGCCCTCAATGGGCGCTGGTTCGCCGGCCGCAAGGTTGTGGCTGAAGTGTATGACCAGGAGCGTTTTGATAACAGTGACCTCTCCGCGTGA
- the PUF60 gene encoding poly(U)-binding-splicing factor PUF60 isoform X2: MATATIALVNGQQGGGSEPAAAAAAAVVAAGDKWKPPQGTDSIKMENGQSTAAKLGLPPLTPEQQEALQKAKKYAMEQSIKSVLVKQTIAHQQQQLTNLQMAAQRQRALAIMCRVYVGSIYYELGEDTIRQAFAPFGPIKSIDMSWDSVTMKHKGFAFVEYEVPEAAQLALEQMNSVMLGGRNIKVGRPSNIGQAQPIIDQLAEEARAFNRIYVASVHQDLSDDDIKSVFEAFGKIKSCTLARDPTTGKHKGYGFIEYEKAQSSQDAVSSMNLFDLGGQYLRVGKAVTPPMPLLTPATPGGLPPAAAVAAAAATAKITAQEAVAGAAVLGTLATPGLVSPALTLAQPLGALPQAVMAAQAPGVITGVTPARPPIPVTIPSVGVVNPILASPPTLGLLEPKKEKEEEELFPESERPEMLSEQEHMSISGSSARHMVMQKLLRKQESTVMVLRNMVDPKDIDDDLEGEVTEECGKFGAVNRVIIYQEKQGEEEDAEIIVKIFVEFSMASETHKAIQALNGRWFAGRKVVAEVYDQERFDNSDLSA; the protein is encoded by the exons ATGGCGACGGCGACCATAGCTCTC GTCAATGGCCAGCAAGGAGGGGGGTCCgagccggcggcggcggcggcggcggcagtggTGGCAGCGGGAGACAAGTGGAAACCACCACAG GGCACAGACTCCATCAAGATGGAGAACGGGCAGAGCACAGCCGCGAAGCTGGGGCTGCCTCCCCTGACGCCTGAGCAGCAGGAGGCCCTCCAGAAG GCCAAGAAGTACGCCATGGAGCAGAGCATCAAGAGCGTGCTGGTGAAGCAGACCATCgcccaccagcagcagcagctcaccAACCTGCAG atggcagctcagcggcagcggGCACTGGCCATCATGTGCCGAGTCTACGTGGGCTCCATCTACTACGAGCTGGGCGAGGACACCATTCGCCAGGCCTTTGCTCCCTTCGGGCCCATCAAGAGTATTGACATGTCCTGGGACTCTGTCACCATGAAGCACAAG GGCTTTGCCTTTGTGGAGTACGAGGTCCCGGAAGCAGCGCAGCTGGCCTTGGAGCAGATGAACTCGGTGATGCTGGGGGGCAGGAACATCAAG GTGGGCAGGCCCAGCAACATAGGGCAGGCCCAGCCCATCATCGACCAGCTGGCTGAGGAGGCACGAGCCTTCAACCGCATCTACGTGGCTTCCGTGCACCAGGATCTCTCTGACGACGACATCAAGAGTGTGTTTGAGGCCTTCGGCAAGATCAAGTCTTGCACCCTGGCCCGGGACCCCACGACTGGCAAGCACAAGGGCTACGGCTTCATTG AATATGAGAAGGCCCAGTCGTCTCAGGATGCCGTGTCTTCCATGAACCTCTTTGACCTGGGTGGCCAGTATTTGCGGGTGGGCAAGGCTGTCACACCCCCCATGCCCCTGCTTACACCTGCCACACCTGGAGGCCTCCCACCAGCTGCTGCTGTGGCCGCAGCTGCAGCCACAGCCAAGATTACAGCTCAG GAAGCAGTGGCCGGAGCAGCGGTGCTGGGTACCCTTGCCACACCTGGACTGGTGTCCCCTGCACTGACTCTGGCCCAGCCCCTGGGAGCTTTGCCCCAGGCTGTCATGGCTGCCCAGGCCCCTGGAGTCATCACAG GTGTGACCCCAGCCCGGCCTCCCATTCCGGTCACCATCCCCTCTGTGGGAGTGGTGAACCCCATTCTGGCCAGCCCACCGACGCTGGGTCTCCTGGAGcccaaaaaggagaaagaggaggaggagctaTTTCCTGAGTCAGAGCGGCCGGAGATGCTGAGTGAGCAGGAGCACATGAGTATCTCGGGCAGCAGTGCCCGCCACATGGTGATGCAGAAGCTGCTGCGCAAGCAGGAG TCCACAGTGATGGTTCTGCGCAACATGGTGGACCCCAAGGACATCGACGACGACCTGGAGGGGGAGGTGACCGAGGAGTGTGGCAAGTTTGGTGCTGTCAACCGTGTCATCATCTACCAGGAGAAGCAGGGCGAGGAGGAGGACGCGGAGATCATCGTCAAGATTTTTGTGGAGTTTTCGATGGCCTCCGAGACTCACAAGGCCATCCAGGCCCTCAATGGGCGCTGGTTCGCCGGCCGCAAGGTTGTGGCTGAAGTGTATGACCAGGAGCGTTTTGATAACAGTGACCTCTCCGCGTGA
- the PUF60 gene encoding poly(U)-binding-splicing factor PUF60 isoform X4, which translates to MATATIALGTDSIKMENGQSTAAKLGLPPLTPEQQEALQKAKKYAMEQSIKSVLVKQTIAHQQQQLTNLQMAAQRQRALAIMCRVYVGSIYYELGEDTIRQAFAPFGPIKSIDMSWDSVTMKHKGFAFVEYEVPEAAQLALEQMNSVMLGGRNIKVGRPSNIGQAQPIIDQLAEEARAFNRIYVASVHQDLSDDDIKSVFEAFGKIKSCTLARDPTTGKHKGYGFIEYEKAQSSQDAVSSMNLFDLGGQYLRVGKAVTPPMPLLTPATPGGLPPAAAVAAAAATAKITAQEAVAGAAVLGTLATPGLVSPALTLAQPLGALPQAVMAAQAPGVITGVTPARPPIPVTIPSVGVVNPILASPPTLGLLEPKKEKEEEELFPESERPEMLSEQEHMSISGSSARHMVMQKLLRKQESTVMVLRNMVDPKDIDDDLEGEVTEECGKFGAVNRVIIYQEKQGEEEDAEIIVKIFVEFSMASETHKAIQALNGRWFAGRKVVAEVYDQERFDNSDLSA; encoded by the exons ATGGCGACGGCGACCATAGCTCTC GGCACAGACTCCATCAAGATGGAGAACGGGCAGAGCACAGCCGCGAAGCTGGGGCTGCCTCCCCTGACGCCTGAGCAGCAGGAGGCCCTCCAGAAG GCCAAGAAGTACGCCATGGAGCAGAGCATCAAGAGCGTGCTGGTGAAGCAGACCATCgcccaccagcagcagcagctcaccAACCTGCAG atggcagctcagcggcagcggGCACTGGCCATCATGTGCCGAGTCTACGTGGGCTCCATCTACTACGAGCTGGGCGAGGACACCATTCGCCAGGCCTTTGCTCCCTTCGGGCCCATCAAGAGTATTGACATGTCCTGGGACTCTGTCACCATGAAGCACAAG GGCTTTGCCTTTGTGGAGTACGAGGTCCCGGAAGCAGCGCAGCTGGCCTTGGAGCAGATGAACTCGGTGATGCTGGGGGGCAGGAACATCAAG GTGGGCAGGCCCAGCAACATAGGGCAGGCCCAGCCCATCATCGACCAGCTGGCTGAGGAGGCACGAGCCTTCAACCGCATCTACGTGGCTTCCGTGCACCAGGATCTCTCTGACGACGACATCAAGAGTGTGTTTGAGGCCTTCGGCAAGATCAAGTCTTGCACCCTGGCCCGGGACCCCACGACTGGCAAGCACAAGGGCTACGGCTTCATTG AATATGAGAAGGCCCAGTCGTCTCAGGATGCCGTGTCTTCCATGAACCTCTTTGACCTGGGTGGCCAGTATTTGCGGGTGGGCAAGGCTGTCACACCCCCCATGCCCCTGCTTACACCTGCCACACCTGGAGGCCTCCCACCAGCTGCTGCTGTGGCCGCAGCTGCAGCCACAGCCAAGATTACAGCTCAG GAAGCAGTGGCCGGAGCAGCGGTGCTGGGTACCCTTGCCACACCTGGACTGGTGTCCCCTGCACTGACTCTGGCCCAGCCCCTGGGAGCTTTGCCCCAGGCTGTCATGGCTGCCCAGGCCCCTGGAGTCATCACAG GTGTGACCCCAGCCCGGCCTCCCATTCCGGTCACCATCCCCTCTGTGGGAGTGGTGAACCCCATTCTGGCCAGCCCACCGACGCTGGGTCTCCTGGAGcccaaaaaggagaaagaggaggaggagctaTTTCCTGAGTCAGAGCGGCCGGAGATGCTGAGTGAGCAGGAGCACATGAGTATCTCGGGCAGCAGTGCCCGCCACATGGTGATGCAGAAGCTGCTGCGCAAGCAGGAG TCCACAGTGATGGTTCTGCGCAACATGGTGGACCCCAAGGACATCGACGACGACCTGGAGGGGGAGGTGACCGAGGAGTGTGGCAAGTTTGGTGCTGTCAACCGTGTCATCATCTACCAGGAGAAGCAGGGCGAGGAGGAGGACGCGGAGATCATCGTCAAGATTTTTGTGGAGTTTTCGATGGCCTCCGAGACTCACAAGGCCATCCAGGCCCTCAATGGGCGCTGGTTCGCCGGCCGCAAGGTTGTGGCTGAAGTGTATGACCAGGAGCGTTTTGATAACAGTGACCTCTCCGCGTGA
- the PUF60 gene encoding poly(U)-binding-splicing factor PUF60 isoform X6, which yields MATATIALQVNGQQGGGSEPAAAAAAAVVAAGDKWKPPQGTDSIKMENGQSTAAKLGLPPLTPEQQEALQKAKKYAMEQSIKSVLVKQTIAHQQQQLTNLQMAAQRQRALAIMCRVYVGSIYYELGEDTIRQAFAPFGPIKSIDMSWDSVTMKHKGFAFVEYEVPEAAQLALEQMNSVMLGGRNIKVGRPSNIGQAQPIIDQLAEEARAFNRIYVASVHQDLSDDDIKSVFEAFGKIKSCTLARDPTTGKHKGYGFIEYEKAQSSQDAVSSMNLFDLGGQYLRVGKAVTPPMPLLTPATPGGLPPAAAVAAAAATAKITAQEAVAGAAVLGTLATPGLVSPALTLAQPLGALPQAVMAAQAPGVITGVTPARPPIPVTIPSVGVVNPILASPPTLGLLEPKKEKEEEELFPESERPEMLSEQEHMSISGSSARHMVMQKLLRKQESTVMVLRNMVDPKDIDDDLEGEVTEECGKFGAVNRVIIYQEKQGEEEDAEIIVKIFVEFSMASETHKAIQALNGRWFAGRKVVAEVYDQERFDNSDLSA from the exons ATGGCGACGGCGACCATAGCTCTC CAGGTCAATGGCCAGCAAGGAGGGGGGTCCgagccggcggcggcggcggcggcggcagtggTGGCAGCGGGAGACAAGTGGAAACCACCACAG GGCACAGACTCCATCAAGATGGAGAACGGGCAGAGCACAGCCGCGAAGCTGGGGCTGCCTCCCCTGACGCCTGAGCAGCAGGAGGCCCTCCAGAAG GCCAAGAAGTACGCCATGGAGCAGAGCATCAAGAGCGTGCTGGTGAAGCAGACCATCgcccaccagcagcagcagctcaccAACCTGCAG atggcagctcagcggcagcggGCACTGGCCATCATGTGCCGAGTCTACGTGGGCTCCATCTACTACGAGCTGGGCGAGGACACCATTCGCCAGGCCTTTGCTCCCTTCGGGCCCATCAAGAGTATTGACATGTCCTGGGACTCTGTCACCATGAAGCACAAG GGCTTTGCCTTTGTGGAGTACGAGGTCCCGGAAGCAGCGCAGCTGGCCTTGGAGCAGATGAACTCGGTGATGCTGGGGGGCAGGAACATCAAG GTGGGCAGGCCCAGCAACATAGGGCAGGCCCAGCCCATCATCGACCAGCTGGCTGAGGAGGCACGAGCCTTCAACCGCATCTACGTGGCTTCCGTGCACCAGGATCTCTCTGACGACGACATCAAGAGTGTGTTTGAGGCCTTCGGCAAGATCAAGTCTTGCACCCTGGCCCGGGACCCCACGACTGGCAAGCACAAGGGCTACGGCTTCATTG AATATGAGAAGGCCCAGTCGTCTCAGGATGCCGTGTCTTCCATGAACCTCTTTGACCTGGGTGGCCAGTATTTGCGGGTGGGCAAGGCTGTCACACCCCCCATGCCCCTGCTTACACCTGCCACACCTGGAGGCCTCCCACCAGCTGCTGCTGTGGCCGCAGCTGCAGCCACAGCCAAGATTACAGCTCAG GAAGCAGTGGCCGGAGCAGCGGTGCTGGGTACCCTTGCCACACCTGGACTGGTGTCCCCTGCACTGACTCTGGCCCAGCCCCTGGGAGCTTTGCCCCAGGCTGTCATGGCTGCCCAGGCCCCTGGAGTCATCACAG GTGTGACCCCAGCCCGGCCTCCCATTCCGGTCACCATCCCCTCTGTGGGAGTGGTGAACCCCATTCTGGCCAGCCCACCGACGCTGGGTCTCCTGGAGcccaaaaaggagaaagaggaggaggagctaTTTCCTGAGTCAGAGCGGCCGGAGATGCTGAGTGAGCAGGAGCACATGAGTATCTCGGGCAGCAGTGCCCGCCACATGGTGATGCAGAAGCTGCTGCGCAAGCAGGAG TCCACAGTGATGGTTCTGCGCAACATGGTGGACCCCAAGGACATCGACGACGACCTGGAGGGGGAGGTGACCGAGGAGTGTGGCAAGTTTGGTGCTGTCAACCGTGTCATCATCTACCAGGAGAAGCAGGGCGAGGAGGAGGACGCGGAGATCATCGTCAAGATTTTTGTGGAGTTTTCGATGGCCTCCGAGACTCACAAGGCCATCCAGGCCCTCAATGGGCGCTGGTTCGCCGGCCGCAAGGTTGTGGCTGAAGTGTATGACCAGGAGCGTTTTGATAACAGTGACCTCTCCGCGTGA
- the PUF60 gene encoding poly(U)-binding-splicing factor PUF60 isoform X5, with protein sequence MATATIALQVNGQQGGGSEPAAAAAAAVVAAGDKWKPPQGTDSIKMENGQSTAAKLGLPPLTPEQQEALQKAKKYAMEQSIKSVLVKQTIAHQQQQLTNLQMAAVTMGFGDPLSPLQSMAAQRQRALAIMCRVYVGSIYYELGEDTIRQAFAPFGPIKSIDMSWDSVTMKHKGFAFVEYEVPEAAQLALEQMNSVMLGGRNIKVGRPSNIGQAQPIIDQLAEEARAFNRIYVASVHQDLSDDDIKSVFEAFGKIKSCTLARDPTTGKHKGYGFIEYEKAQSSQDAVSSMNLFDLGGQYLRVGKAVTPPMPLLTPATPGGLPPAAAVAAAAATAKITAQEAVAGAAVLGTLATPGLVSPALTLAQPLGALPQAVMAAQAPGVITGVTPARPPIPVTIPSVGVVNPILASPPTLGLLEPKKEKEEEELFPESERPEMLSEQEHMSISGSSARHMVMQKLLRKQESTVMVLRNMVDPKDIDDDLEGEVTEECGKFGAVNRVIIYQEKQGEEEDAEIIVKIFVEFSMASETHKAIQALNGRWFAGRKVVAEVYDQERFDNSDLSA encoded by the exons ATGGCGACGGCGACCATAGCTCTC CAGGTCAATGGCCAGCAAGGAGGGGGGTCCgagccggcggcggcggcggcggcggcagtggTGGCAGCGGGAGACAAGTGGAAACCACCACAG GGCACAGACTCCATCAAGATGGAGAACGGGCAGAGCACAGCCGCGAAGCTGGGGCTGCCTCCCCTGACGCCTGAGCAGCAGGAGGCCCTCCAGAAG GCCAAGAAGTACGCCATGGAGCAGAGCATCAAGAGCGTGCTGGTGAAGCAGACCATCgcccaccagcagcagcagctcaccAACCTGCAG ATGGCAGCAGTGACAATGGGCTTTGGAGATCCTCTCTCACCTTTGCAATCG atggcagctcagcggcagcggGCACTGGCCATCATGTGCCGAGTCTACGTGGGCTCCATCTACTACGAGCTGGGCGAGGACACCATTCGCCAGGCCTTTGCTCCCTTCGGGCCCATCAAGAGTATTGACATGTCCTGGGACTCTGTCACCATGAAGCACAAG GGCTTTGCCTTTGTGGAGTACGAGGTCCCGGAAGCAGCGCAGCTGGCCTTGGAGCAGATGAACTCGGTGATGCTGGGGGGCAGGAACATCAAG GTGGGCAGGCCCAGCAACATAGGGCAGGCCCAGCCCATCATCGACCAGCTGGCTGAGGAGGCACGAGCCTTCAACCGCATCTACGTGGCTTCCGTGCACCAGGATCTCTCTGACGACGACATCAAGAGTGTGTTTGAGGCCTTCGGCAAGATCAAGTCTTGCACCCTGGCCCGGGACCCCACGACTGGCAAGCACAAGGGCTACGGCTTCATTG AATATGAGAAGGCCCAGTCGTCTCAGGATGCCGTGTCTTCCATGAACCTCTTTGACCTGGGTGGCCAGTATTTGCGGGTGGGCAAGGCTGTCACACCCCCCATGCCCCTGCTTACACCTGCCACACCTGGAGGCCTCCCACCAGCTGCTGCTGTGGCCGCAGCTGCAGCCACAGCCAAGATTACAGCTCAG GAAGCAGTGGCCGGAGCAGCGGTGCTGGGTACCCTTGCCACACCTGGACTGGTGTCCCCTGCACTGACTCTGGCCCAGCCCCTGGGAGCTTTGCCCCAGGCTGTCATGGCTGCCCAGGCCCCTGGAGTCATCACAG GTGTGACCCCAGCCCGGCCTCCCATTCCGGTCACCATCCCCTCTGTGGGAGTGGTGAACCCCATTCTGGCCAGCCCACCGACGCTGGGTCTCCTGGAGcccaaaaaggagaaagaggaggaggagctaTTTCCTGAGTCAGAGCGGCCGGAGATGCTGAGTGAGCAGGAGCACATGAGTATCTCGGGCAGCAGTGCCCGCCACATGGTGATGCAGAAGCTGCTGCGCAAGCAGGAG TCCACAGTGATGGTTCTGCGCAACATGGTGGACCCCAAGGACATCGACGACGACCTGGAGGGGGAGGTGACCGAGGAGTGTGGCAAGTTTGGTGCTGTCAACCGTGTCATCATCTACCAGGAGAAGCAGGGCGAGGAGGAGGACGCGGAGATCATCGTCAAGATTTTTGTGGAGTTTTCGATGGCCTCCGAGACTCACAAGGCCATCCAGGCCCTCAATGGGCGCTGGTTCGCCGGCCGCAAGGTTGTGGCTGAAGTGTATGACCAGGAGCGTTTTGATAACAGTGACCTCTCCGCGTGA
- the PUF60 gene encoding poly(U)-binding-splicing factor PUF60 isoform X3: MATATIALGTDSIKMENGQSTAAKLGLPPLTPEQQEALQKAKKYAMEQSIKSVLVKQTIAHQQQQLTNLQMAAVTMGFGDPLSPLQSMAAQRQRALAIMCRVYVGSIYYELGEDTIRQAFAPFGPIKSIDMSWDSVTMKHKGFAFVEYEVPEAAQLALEQMNSVMLGGRNIKVGRPSNIGQAQPIIDQLAEEARAFNRIYVASVHQDLSDDDIKSVFEAFGKIKSCTLARDPTTGKHKGYGFIEYEKAQSSQDAVSSMNLFDLGGQYLRVGKAVTPPMPLLTPATPGGLPPAAAVAAAAATAKITAQEAVAGAAVLGTLATPGLVSPALTLAQPLGALPQAVMAAQAPGVITGVTPARPPIPVTIPSVGVVNPILASPPTLGLLEPKKEKEEEELFPESERPEMLSEQEHMSISGSSARHMVMQKLLRKQESTVMVLRNMVDPKDIDDDLEGEVTEECGKFGAVNRVIIYQEKQGEEEDAEIIVKIFVEFSMASETHKAIQALNGRWFAGRKVVAEVYDQERFDNSDLSA, translated from the exons ATGGCGACGGCGACCATAGCTCTC GGCACAGACTCCATCAAGATGGAGAACGGGCAGAGCACAGCCGCGAAGCTGGGGCTGCCTCCCCTGACGCCTGAGCAGCAGGAGGCCCTCCAGAAG GCCAAGAAGTACGCCATGGAGCAGAGCATCAAGAGCGTGCTGGTGAAGCAGACCATCgcccaccagcagcagcagctcaccAACCTGCAG ATGGCAGCAGTGACAATGGGCTTTGGAGATCCTCTCTCACCTTTGCAATCG atggcagctcagcggcagcggGCACTGGCCATCATGTGCCGAGTCTACGTGGGCTCCATCTACTACGAGCTGGGCGAGGACACCATTCGCCAGGCCTTTGCTCCCTTCGGGCCCATCAAGAGTATTGACATGTCCTGGGACTCTGTCACCATGAAGCACAAG GGCTTTGCCTTTGTGGAGTACGAGGTCCCGGAAGCAGCGCAGCTGGCCTTGGAGCAGATGAACTCGGTGATGCTGGGGGGCAGGAACATCAAG GTGGGCAGGCCCAGCAACATAGGGCAGGCCCAGCCCATCATCGACCAGCTGGCTGAGGAGGCACGAGCCTTCAACCGCATCTACGTGGCTTCCGTGCACCAGGATCTCTCTGACGACGACATCAAGAGTGTGTTTGAGGCCTTCGGCAAGATCAAGTCTTGCACCCTGGCCCGGGACCCCACGACTGGCAAGCACAAGGGCTACGGCTTCATTG AATATGAGAAGGCCCAGTCGTCTCAGGATGCCGTGTCTTCCATGAACCTCTTTGACCTGGGTGGCCAGTATTTGCGGGTGGGCAAGGCTGTCACACCCCCCATGCCCCTGCTTACACCTGCCACACCTGGAGGCCTCCCACCAGCTGCTGCTGTGGCCGCAGCTGCAGCCACAGCCAAGATTACAGCTCAG GAAGCAGTGGCCGGAGCAGCGGTGCTGGGTACCCTTGCCACACCTGGACTGGTGTCCCCTGCACTGACTCTGGCCCAGCCCCTGGGAGCTTTGCCCCAGGCTGTCATGGCTGCCCAGGCCCCTGGAGTCATCACAG GTGTGACCCCAGCCCGGCCTCCCATTCCGGTCACCATCCCCTCTGTGGGAGTGGTGAACCCCATTCTGGCCAGCCCACCGACGCTGGGTCTCCTGGAGcccaaaaaggagaaagaggaggaggagctaTTTCCTGAGTCAGAGCGGCCGGAGATGCTGAGTGAGCAGGAGCACATGAGTATCTCGGGCAGCAGTGCCCGCCACATGGTGATGCAGAAGCTGCTGCGCAAGCAGGAG TCCACAGTGATGGTTCTGCGCAACATGGTGGACCCCAAGGACATCGACGACGACCTGGAGGGGGAGGTGACCGAGGAGTGTGGCAAGTTTGGTGCTGTCAACCGTGTCATCATCTACCAGGAGAAGCAGGGCGAGGAGGAGGACGCGGAGATCATCGTCAAGATTTTTGTGGAGTTTTCGATGGCCTCCGAGACTCACAAGGCCATCCAGGCCCTCAATGGGCGCTGGTTCGCCGGCCGCAAGGTTGTGGCTGAAGTGTATGACCAGGAGCGTTTTGATAACAGTGACCTCTCCGCGTGA